DNA from Sesamum indicum cultivar Zhongzhi No. 13 unplaced genomic scaffold, S_indicum_v1.0 scaffold03028, whole genome shotgun sequence:
CATGTAAGTCATTAAACAGAATTAGCGTTCTTTAGAACATCCATGTAATcaatcaaaaacaaaagagtacACTGCAGCACAAAGCAGTTATATCTGAGGTTCATTTCTCATCTCCTGTTGGCCAGAGGCCTGCTCAGGCACATCCCAATCAACAACACGTCCTTTCACCTGTTCACGGTACAGATCCGAAGCCATAGTTGCTATTTGTGCAGACAACAATGCAGCCATTGCTGGAGTCCACACAAGTTCAGGAGTTTCTGTTGTTTGTTCAAGAGCAGTCACAACTGCTTCAGGCAGAAATCCTGCCAGAGTTATCGCCACTCTAGGCCCATGCATAGTCTGGCCAACAAGCTTCCCTAATAG
Protein-coding regions in this window:
- the LOC105180367 gene encoding dnaJ homolog subfamily C GRV2-like; amino-acid sequence: MHGPRVAITLAGFLPEAVVTALEQTTETPELVWTPAMAALLSAQIATMASDLYREQVKGRVVDWDVPEQASGQQEMRNEPQI